In Methanosarcina barkeri MS, a single window of DNA contains:
- a CDS encoding P-II family nitrogen regulator, giving the protein MKKIEAIIRPTKLEEVKASLEDAGFNSLTIIDVKGRGQQKGIIQQWRGQEYRVDALPKTKIELVVNDEDEDKAIDVIVSSTRTGNIGDGKIFVLPVEKVIRIRTGERDGKAI; this is encoded by the coding sequence ATGAAGAAAATAGAAGCGATCATCAGGCCCACAAAACTTGAAGAAGTAAAAGCCTCGCTTGAAGATGCCGGTTTCAATAGCCTCACAATTATTGACGTAAAAGGTCGCGGCCAGCAAAAAGGCATTATCCAGCAATGGAGAGGGCAGGAATATCGGGTTGATGCCCTACCGAAGACAAAGATCGAGTTGGTAGTAAACGATGAAGACGAGGATAAAGCTATCGATGTTATTGTTAGTTCAACAAGAACCGGCAACATTGGAGATGGTAAAATCTTTGTCTTGCCCGTAGAAAAGGTAATTAGGATAAGAACAGGTGAAAGAGATGGAAAGGCCATTTAA
- a CDS encoding coiled-coil domain-containing protein — protein sequence MEDPVISKIKSQFDKKGNPAKIPLMSGKKFFEARSETDGVYVDNLKKEPFLPWKLFTEAVNCIKEHGGKVKKGNATNSKLGDPNLGLDTLEGYIASKVYGCKIGDPVLKRVTPVASILDWAEICENTRGQIGLLSEEKELHTSESKKETSLAFTVEENKESLPMNSVYNQPDNKLKEMSKLEAELEDKIQKIKELDRQAAGRENEIVRLNTEFGAREKLLLKNESELRALQEKFAEKSEEVLHLESRIIEKEDRIKDLTEELGEKVENIKILTENLSAKEREVEELDENISIKDKDLKTLAEEVITRAGDMKKIEEKLTLKERKINTLETMLTTAEEKVKTLEKQLSAFEGEEKLAVQLREKEEFIKQLKGTLVSKEEAFSRVSEENRKYKMQQKLASEGLRQIEEQKASKKWWKRL from the coding sequence ATGGAAGATCCTGTTATCTCAAAAATAAAGAGTCAATTCGATAAGAAAGGAAATCCGGCAAAGATTCCGCTGATGAGCGGGAAAAAATTTTTTGAAGCCCGATCCGAAACGGATGGAGTCTATGTTGACAACCTGAAAAAAGAACCATTTCTCCCCTGGAAACTCTTTACCGAAGCTGTCAATTGTATAAAGGAACATGGCGGGAAGGTAAAGAAAGGAAATGCGACAAACTCGAAATTGGGAGATCCAAATCTTGGCCTTGATACCCTGGAAGGTTATATTGCCAGTAAAGTTTACGGCTGCAAGATAGGCGATCCCGTACTTAAGAGAGTTACTCCTGTAGCTTCCATCCTTGACTGGGCTGAAATTTGTGAAAACACACGGGGACAGATCGGTCTCCTTTCCGAGGAAAAAGAACTGCATACTTCTGAAAGTAAAAAAGAAACTTCTCTGGCTTTTACCGTTGAAGAGAATAAAGAAAGCTTACCAATGAACTCTGTTTATAACCAGCCTGACAATAAGCTGAAAGAAATGAGCAAACTGGAAGCTGAGCTTGAGGACAAAATCCAGAAAATAAAAGAACTTGATCGACAGGCTGCAGGTAGGGAAAATGAAATTGTAAGGCTGAATACAGAATTTGGAGCACGTGAAAAACTTCTTCTTAAGAACGAGTCGGAACTGCGAGCCCTTCAGGAAAAGTTTGCGGAAAAAAGTGAAGAAGTCCTACACCTTGAGTCCAGAATCATAGAAAAAGAAGACAGAATTAAGGATCTTACCGAAGAACTTGGGGAGAAGGTAGAAAACATAAAGATCCTTACCGAGAACCTTTCAGCAAAAGAAAGAGAGGTAGAAGAGCTTGATGAAAATATTTCTATAAAAGATAAAGATCTTAAGACCCTGGCTGAAGAGGTTATTACAAGGGCTGGAGATATGAAAAAAATTGAAGAGAAGCTTACCTTGAAAGAAAGGAAAATAAATACTCTTGAAACTATGCTTACCACAGCCGAAGAAAAAGTAAAAACACTTGAGAAGCAGCTCTCCGCTTTTGAAGGAGAAGAAAAACTGGCAGTTCAGCTTCGAGAAAAAGAAGAATTTATAAAACAGTTAAAAGGAACCCTCGTAAGTAAAGAGGAAGCTTTTTCGAGGGTTAGTGAGGAAAATCGGAAATATAAAATGCAGCAAAAACTGGCATCTGAGGGGTTAAGGCAGATAGAAGAACAGAAAGCCTCAAAAAAATGGTGGAAGCGTCTATAA
- a CDS encoding DUF2267 domain-containing protein — protein sequence MTTGVKNLENSIDLTNIWLRDILTQLKWQSKDSAYQALRGTLHAIRDRLPVEEAVDLASQLPLIIKGIYYDGWTLRDKPEKFKKEEFARRVHAQFEFDKNVNPAEVIRAVLWVMYMHIGEGELRDVKFNMPKEIQEWFPEEIAPKG from the coding sequence ATGACTACGGGAGTAAAGAATCTTGAAAACAGTATAGATTTAACCAATATATGGCTCAGGGATATTCTGACCCAGTTGAAATGGCAGAGCAAGGATAGTGCATATCAGGCATTGAGGGGTACATTGCACGCTATCCGGGACAGGCTTCCGGTAGAAGAAGCAGTTGATCTTGCTTCACAGTTGCCCCTTATAATTAAAGGAATATATTATGACGGCTGGACTCTCAGAGATAAGCCCGAGAAATTCAAAAAAGAAGAGTTTGCCAGAAGAGTGCACGCACAATTTGAGTTCGATAAGAATGTAAACCCGGCTGAAGTTATTCGGGCTGTCCTGTGGGTCATGTACATGCACATTGGAGAAGGCGAACTTCGGGATGTAAAATTTAATATGCCAAAAGAGATTCAGGAGTGGTTTCCGGAAGAGATCGCGCCAAAAGGATGA
- the hypF gene encoding carbamoyltransferase HypF, translated as MQNEARLLHITGTVQGVGFRPFIYQLAKVHGLFGYVKNLGNYVEILIEGNKESLDNFIKELPEKKPPLAKVKEIKAKNIPFFGYSKFIIVPSESGVFENSIIPPDTAICEQCRSEIFDPSSRYFHYPFTVCTNCGPRYTTVRTLPYDRENTTMADFPLCPECETEYTDPLNRRYHAQPVCCPKCGPEIWLSDPEGNVLVKGYEAIAHASDLLQQGSILAIKGFGGFHIACNARKEEPVKELRRRLRRPEQPFAVMAKNAEVAETFAELEGAGREYLTSYRRPITVLPRSKESSLAESVTSGLHNIGVMLPYTGTQNLLFDRVPDAVYVMTSANLPGRPMVVENKEALDKLKGIVDYYLLHNRVIANRNDDTVIRIVNGKAAFIRRSRGFVPEPVELPFEVKASIGVGAEMNSTVTVAKGKLAYVSQYIGNTSHVETFRYHSEVVRHLIQLTGIEPLYWGCDLHPSFNTTRFALKMGGDDTLQVQHHQAHMLALMADNSLPLDSRILGIALDGVGYGTDGTVWGGELFESSYFGYERIGHLLPQPMPGGDLASRIPSRMVLGILFEKLGRAELEKLPLAFPKGDREFSTVMKQLETGVNVARSSSTGRVLDAAAALLGICEMRTYDGEPSMKLESAATKSTHSIDLPIIFKKDRESGVPLLDTTELLLGVYELSGKYSPTDLAFAVEESLATGISELAISLAAKRGLEKIGLSGGVAYNNHITSCIARTVTEAGFEFLAHRKIPCGDGCISFGQALAAGLSIKPESEF; from the coding sequence ATGCAAAACGAAGCGAGGCTTCTTCATATTACCGGTACTGTTCAAGGGGTAGGTTTTCGCCCTTTTATATATCAGCTTGCAAAAGTCCACGGGCTTTTCGGATATGTGAAAAATCTTGGAAATTATGTGGAAATCCTTATAGAAGGAAATAAGGAAAGCCTTGATAATTTCATTAAAGAACTCCCTGAAAAGAAACCTCCTCTGGCCAAAGTTAAGGAAATCAAAGCAAAAAATATCCCGTTTTTTGGGTATTCTAAATTTATTATCGTGCCCAGTGAATCCGGAGTTTTTGAAAATTCCATAATTCCTCCTGACACGGCTATTTGCGAACAGTGCAGGTCTGAGATTTTTGATCCTTCTTCCAGGTATTTTCATTATCCTTTTACGGTATGCACAAACTGCGGGCCCAGATATACAACCGTCCGAACCCTTCCTTATGACCGGGAAAATACCACTATGGCAGATTTTCCTCTTTGTCCGGAATGTGAAACTGAATATACTGACCCTCTCAACCGGAGATATCATGCCCAGCCTGTCTGCTGCCCAAAGTGCGGGCCAGAGATCTGGCTCTCAGACCCAGAAGGAAATGTCCTGGTAAAGGGTTATGAAGCAATTGCACATGCTTCGGATCTCCTTCAACAAGGCTCAATTCTTGCTATAAAAGGATTTGGAGGTTTTCATATAGCCTGCAATGCGCGAAAGGAGGAGCCTGTAAAGGAGCTTAGAAGACGTTTAAGGCGCCCGGAACAACCTTTTGCGGTCATGGCAAAAAATGCAGAAGTTGCGGAAACCTTTGCAGAACTTGAAGGTGCAGGCAGGGAATACTTAACTTCTTACCGCCGGCCTATTACTGTGCTTCCCAGGTCAAAAGAATCCAGCCTGGCAGAATCGGTGACTTCTGGCCTGCACAATATAGGTGTTATGCTTCCATATACAGGCACGCAGAATCTGCTTTTTGACCGCGTACCTGATGCAGTATATGTTATGACCTCGGCAAACCTTCCGGGAAGGCCCATGGTTGTTGAGAATAAAGAGGCGCTTGATAAACTTAAAGGGATTGTCGATTATTACCTGCTGCACAACAGGGTTATTGCAAATCGAAATGATGATACGGTTATCAGAATTGTGAATGGAAAAGCAGCCTTTATTCGTCGTTCCCGCGGCTTTGTACCTGAGCCCGTAGAGCTGCCTTTTGAAGTTAAAGCTTCTATAGGTGTGGGGGCTGAAATGAATTCTACGGTTACTGTGGCAAAAGGAAAGCTTGCCTATGTATCTCAGTATATAGGAAATACCAGTCATGTAGAAACCTTCAGGTACCACTCCGAGGTTGTCAGACATCTTATCCAACTTACAGGAATCGAGCCCCTTTACTGGGGTTGTGACTTGCACCCTTCATTTAATACAACACGTTTTGCGCTAAAGATGGGAGGAGACGATACTCTTCAGGTTCAGCATCATCAAGCTCACATGTTAGCGCTTATGGCTGATAACTCCCTTCCCCTGGATTCCCGAATTCTCGGAATTGCCCTTGATGGTGTAGGATATGGCACTGACGGTACAGTCTGGGGAGGGGAACTCTTTGAATCCTCTTACTTCGGATACGAACGTATAGGGCATTTACTCCCTCAGCCGATGCCAGGTGGAGACCTTGCTTCGCGGATACCTTCAAGAATGGTTTTGGGGATTCTTTTTGAGAAACTTGGGAGAGCAGAATTGGAAAAACTTCCCCTTGCTTTTCCGAAAGGAGACAGGGAGTTTTCAACTGTGATGAAACAGCTTGAAACCGGGGTAAATGTTGCTCGAAGTAGCAGTACCGGACGAGTACTGGATGCAGCAGCTGCCCTGCTCGGGATCTGCGAGATGAGAACCTATGACGGGGAGCCATCAATGAAACTCGAATCTGCCGCAACGAAGAGTACCCATTCCATAGATCTTCCTATCATTTTCAAGAAAGATAGAGAATCTGGAGTTCCTTTACTTGACACCACCGAGCTTCTTCTGGGGGTATATGAGCTTTCAGGAAAGTACTCCCCTACTGATCTTGCTTTTGCGGTTGAGGAAAGCCTTGCGACGGGAATTTCAGAACTTGCCATCTCTCTTGCCGCAAAAAGAGGGCTTGAAAAGATAGGTCTTAGTGGAGGAGTTGCCTATAACAATCACATCACTTCATGCATTGCAAGAACTGTTACAGAAGCGGGTTTTGAATTCCTGGCTCACCGTAAGATTCCCTGTGGAGATGGATGTATTTCATTCGGGCAAGCTCTTGCGGCAGGGTTGAGCATAAAACCTGAGAGTGAGTTTTAA
- a CDS encoding ammonium transporter: protein MRKKINELFVSFLVLFILVVVFPAIVLADQQADPTGADTDYSGYVAASTEDAPSLADVTSAVGHNSVAINIMWTLLAGFLVMFMQAGFAMVETGFVRVKNVAHTMSMNFFVYPLGMLGFFLTGFAIMFGGFGPLATLGGYTGLNQEFTINLLGHPFGLFGMTGFALIGTYDVGVFALFLFQMVFMDTTATIPTGALAERWKFLAFCFMGFAIGAFIYPLFGNWVWGGGWLSQLGVNFGLGNGHVDFAGSSVVHMTGGVIGLVGAWIIGPRIGKYNKDGSVNAIPGHSIPMAIIGTFILAFGWFGFNAGSTMAGEDLRLAVVATNTMLASATGAIAATAWMWAVRTKKPDPGMACNGMLAGLVAITAPCAFVNQISAAIIGLVSGILVVESVFFIERKLKIDDPVGAVSVHMVNGAWGCLALGLFADGSYGAGWNGVPTAVTGLFYGQPLQFVAQLIGVATNFIVVGGLAFIIYKLINLITPMRVSSDVEIGGLDVPEVGCPGYVGDLPETGMNKSPEPSQIRGQIALTTETKKGKAI from the coding sequence ATGCGGAAAAAAATAAACGAGTTATTTGTTAGTTTTTTGGTACTCTTTATTTTGGTCGTTGTTTTTCCGGCCATAGTGCTGGCGGACCAGCAGGCAGATCCTACGGGAGCTGATACGGATTATTCTGGCTATGTAGCGGCGAGCACCGAGGATGCACCTTCTTTAGCAGATGTGACCAGTGCTGTAGGACATAACAGCGTAGCCATAAATATAATGTGGACACTGCTCGCGGGTTTCCTGGTTATGTTCATGCAGGCCGGGTTTGCGATGGTCGAAACCGGGTTCGTCCGTGTGAAGAATGTCGCGCATACGATGTCTATGAACTTCTTTGTATATCCACTGGGTATGTTAGGGTTCTTCCTCACGGGTTTTGCCATCATGTTCGGAGGTTTTGGCCCCCTAGCTACGTTGGGAGGCTATACAGGACTTAATCAAGAGTTTACTATTAACCTTTTAGGGCATCCGTTCGGGCTTTTTGGAATGACTGGATTTGCGTTGATAGGCACTTATGATGTTGGTGTATTCGCCTTATTCTTATTCCAGATGGTCTTCATGGATACTACCGCGACAATTCCTACCGGAGCACTGGCAGAACGATGGAAATTCCTGGCGTTCTGTTTCATGGGATTTGCTATTGGTGCCTTTATATACCCACTCTTCGGCAACTGGGTGTGGGGCGGAGGTTGGCTGTCCCAGCTTGGAGTTAATTTCGGCCTGGGTAACGGCCATGTGGATTTCGCCGGCTCGTCGGTAGTGCATATGACCGGAGGAGTTATTGGCCTGGTAGGCGCATGGATTATCGGACCTCGTATAGGCAAGTATAACAAAGACGGTTCCGTCAATGCAATACCCGGTCACAGTATCCCTATGGCTATAATCGGTACCTTCATCCTTGCTTTCGGATGGTTTGGTTTCAATGCGGGCTCAACCATGGCAGGTGAAGACCTGAGACTAGCTGTTGTAGCCACAAACACTATGCTGGCCTCAGCTACCGGTGCTATTGCAGCTACGGCATGGATGTGGGCCGTGCGCACTAAAAAGCCAGATCCAGGTATGGCATGTAACGGTATGCTGGCAGGACTTGTCGCTATCACTGCACCCTGTGCATTTGTCAACCAGATAAGTGCTGCGATCATTGGCCTTGTTTCGGGCATTCTTGTAGTCGAATCAGTCTTCTTCATTGAGAGAAAGTTAAAAATCGATGATCCGGTTGGTGCTGTCTCTGTACACATGGTCAACGGCGCATGGGGCTGTCTAGCTCTAGGTCTGTTCGCAGACGGCAGCTATGGCGCCGGATGGAATGGAGTGCCTACTGCAGTTACCGGTTTATTCTACGGCCAGCCCCTACAGTTTGTGGCACAACTCATTGGTGTGGCTACCAACTTTATCGTAGTTGGCGGTCTGGCATTTATCATCTATAAGTTAATCAATCTGATAACGCCAATGCGTGTGAGCAGCGATGTAGAAATCGGAGGGCTTGATGTGCCTGAGGTAGGTTGCCCTGGTTATGTTGGAGATCTTCCTGAGACTGGAATGAATAAAAGCCCTGAACCGAGTCAAATTCGTGGCCAGATAGCGTTAACGACCGAGACTAAAAAGGGGAAGGCTATATGA
- a CDS encoding DUF1699 family protein, translating to MKIRVVSSREEIFTLNPNERIVHLAFRPSNKDIFSLVENCPKIEVIQLPKSYRRTVSKSIEMFLEMQRIQLIEGDVWGHRKDINEYYRIPSSIIEEIRELKTEGKSTEAIEEKVSRESKLNPEMVAYILRKDVAA from the coding sequence TTGAAAATAAGAGTTGTGAGTTCAAGAGAAGAAATCTTTACACTGAATCCAAATGAGAGAATAGTGCATCTGGCTTTTAGGCCTTCAAACAAGGATATTTTTTCACTTGTTGAGAACTGTCCAAAGATTGAAGTTATACAGCTTCCTAAATCTTACAGGCGTACAGTCTCAAAATCCATAGAGATGTTCCTTGAAATGCAGCGTATCCAGCTTATCGAAGGCGATGTCTGGGGCCACAGGAAAGACATAAATGAGTATTATCGTATTCCTTCATCAATAATCGAAGAAATAAGAGAGCTGAAGACTGAAGGTAAATCTACTGAAGCCATTGAGGAAAAGGTTTCAAGAGAAAGCAAACTTAATCCTGAAATGGTTGCTTACATCCTTAGAAAGGATGTAGCAGCCTGA
- a CDS encoding DUF2892 domain-containing protein: MEVSNYSELIRGDRVRANTPPEINQAIDTEIAAMVRFYASKTDYEIGKRIEELDKEWDIGRIMEIRVSTVSLIGIILGLKRSKIWLILPTIASAFLLQYAVQGWCPPVSILRGLGFRTRQEIDLEKYALKTLRGDFDTIAPQESN, encoded by the coding sequence ATGGAAGTGAGCAATTACAGTGAACTCATAAGAGGGGATAGGGTACGGGCAAATACGCCTCCTGAGATTAATCAGGCAATAGATACAGAAATAGCTGCAATGGTCAGGTTTTATGCGAGCAAGACCGACTATGAAATAGGCAAAAGGATTGAAGAGCTTGATAAGGAGTGGGATATAGGACGCATTATGGAAATTCGCGTATCTACAGTTTCTTTAATTGGAATAATACTTGGCTTAAAAAGAAGCAAAATATGGCTTATCTTACCCACAATAGCTTCAGCTTTCCTGCTCCAGTACGCTGTGCAGGGCTGGTGCCCTCCTGTATCTATACTAAGAGGACTTGGATTCCGTACGAGACAGGAAATAGATCTGGAAAAATATGCACTTAAGACTTTGCGCGGAGATTTTGATACGATTGCACCTCAGGAGAGCAATTAA
- a CDS encoding DUF1699 family protein, with translation MGLGSVRIRVVTSRDEISGLEAEEKAVHLAFRPSDRDLFSLVKTCPEIELLQLPASSYEGLSKFIRMYLASSGIHLVKGDVSGHWHDLNNYFVIPAYVLEKINELKVQGRTEEEIIGEITHIRKISPDMILHLLHSSFLTSGPERPRMNKV, from the coding sequence ATGGGGCTAGGTAGTGTACGCATCAGAGTCGTGACAAGCAGGGATGAGATTTCCGGCCTGGAGGCAGAGGAGAAAGCAGTACATCTTGCGTTTAGACCTTCGGATAGAGATCTTTTTAGTCTGGTCAAGACATGTCCTGAGATTGAGTTACTTCAACTTCCCGCATCTTCCTACGAGGGACTCTCTAAATTTATCAGAATGTACCTCGCGTCTTCAGGTATTCATCTGGTAAAAGGAGATGTAAGCGGGCACTGGCACGATCTTAACAATTACTTTGTAATACCCGCTTACGTGCTTGAAAAAATAAATGAACTGAAAGTTCAGGGAAGAACCGAAGAAGAAATAATAGGTGAAATTACACATATAAGAAAAATTAGCCCTGATATGATTCTTCATTTACTTCATAGCTCTTTTCTGACATCAGGCCCTGAGCGACCGCGAATGAACAAAGTTTAA
- a CDS encoding V-type ATP synthase subunit D has product MAQDVKPTRSELIELKKKIKLSESGHKLLKMKRDGLILEFFKILNEARNVRTELDAAYLTAAEKINLASAVNGMVTVKSTAFTAKESPEIQLSGHNIMGVVVPQISSTGVHKSLVERGYGIVGTNSYIDESADAYEVLVEKIITAAELETTMKRLLDEIEKTKRRVNALEFKVIPDLIATMKYIRFTLEEMEREGTSRLKRVKERMK; this is encoded by the coding sequence ATGGCTCAAGACGTAAAACCAACTCGGTCGGAGCTGATTGAGCTCAAGAAAAAAATCAAGCTCTCTGAAAGTGGGCACAAGCTCCTTAAGATGAAGAGAGATGGTCTTATTCTTGAGTTCTTTAAGATTCTTAACGAGGCAAGGAACGTCAGAACCGAACTGGACGCTGCCTATCTAACCGCTGCAGAAAAAATCAATCTTGCCTCTGCTGTAAACGGAATGGTTACAGTTAAGTCAACTGCCTTTACAGCAAAGGAATCTCCAGAAATTCAGCTTTCAGGACACAACATCATGGGTGTTGTGGTGCCACAAATCAGCTCTACAGGTGTCCACAAATCTCTTGTTGAAAGAGGTTACGGTATTGTTGGGACAAATTCGTATATTGATGAGTCCGCAGATGCCTATGAGGTCCTGGTAGAAAAGATTATCACGGCAGCAGAGCTGGAAACAACGATGAAAAGACTTCTTGATGAAATCGAGAAGACAAAAAGACGTGTAAACGCTCTTGAATTCAAAGTTATTCCGGACCTCATTGCAACCATGAAGTACATTCGTTTTACCCTCGAGGAGATGGAAAGAGAAGGTACTTCCAGGCTGAAGAGAGTCAAGGAGAGAATGAAATAA
- a CDS encoding heavy metal translocating P-type ATPase: protein MIDNNYSRTEGFWSYIRNLATRYQDFLLDPGTLFTVASGVLLIIAIAVYPQNMLSENSMGEGNWLYLLSALVGSSFIWWSAYQGIKERDFTADIPVTIATIAAIAIGQYSAAAVVAVLLLLGGMLEELVSARAGKALESLAKLLPDRVTVRREGHDIVVPLEEVKVGDTILVKSGERIAVDGTVISGTASVNQAAITGESLPVDKQEEDNVFAGTLNEVGAMEVLATKVGSETTIGQIHRLIEDAQIQKPKIERLLNNHAKFYTPTAIILGGLLWWWSGDLTRAITMLIVFCPCVMVLATPTALVASVGNAALRGNLIKKGATIESMARIDTVIFDKTGTLTHGEPKLASVITLNNNKDEDLLLLAAIAEKFSEHPLGKAVVKAAEEKGFLIQDPESFESISGTGIKVKAKGKSVFVGRLKQASEFNILISHKAEEIIKKQSQLGRNVVMIGIDNEIAGLLTFEDRIRPESKKSIENLHKLGIKTIMITGDSKVVAEQAAKILGINEIYAEVMPQEKVEIVKRLQLEGHKIIFVGDGVNDGPVLVTADVGIAMGLTGTDVAIETAEVGLLSDDLLKIPYLISVSKKAIITIWQNVVFSLSVLSMAVILTIPGILTPVTGALLHELSSIPVIMNSARLITYSPKD, encoded by the coding sequence ATGATAGACAACAACTATAGTCGTACTGAAGGTTTTTGGAGTTATATCCGTAACCTAGCTACTCGTTATCAGGATTTTTTACTTGACCCCGGAACATTGTTTACTGTGGCAAGCGGGGTCTTGCTCATAATAGCGATAGCTGTTTATCCGCAAAACATGCTGTCAGAAAATAGCATGGGTGAAGGCAACTGGTTATATCTATTATCCGCATTGGTTGGATCATCGTTTATATGGTGGTCTGCTTACCAGGGGATTAAAGAAAGGGACTTTACTGCTGATATTCCGGTTACTATCGCAACAATTGCTGCTATTGCTATCGGGCAGTATTCGGCTGCTGCAGTCGTAGCTGTACTTTTGCTTCTGGGTGGTATGCTTGAGGAACTTGTCTCTGCGAGAGCAGGAAAAGCACTCGAATCTCTGGCGAAACTATTGCCTGATAGAGTCACAGTCAGGCGTGAAGGACATGATATTGTAGTGCCTCTTGAGGAAGTTAAGGTAGGGGACACAATCCTTGTTAAGTCGGGAGAACGTATTGCTGTTGACGGAACTGTTATTTCGGGCACTGCTTCGGTAAATCAGGCTGCTATTACCGGAGAGAGCCTGCCAGTTGATAAACAGGAAGAAGATAATGTTTTTGCAGGTACTCTTAATGAAGTAGGTGCAATGGAAGTGCTGGCCACTAAAGTTGGAAGTGAAACAACCATCGGACAAATACATCGCTTGATTGAGGACGCGCAGATTCAAAAGCCAAAGATAGAGAGGCTCTTGAACAACCATGCTAAATTTTATACGCCTACTGCAATCATCTTGGGCGGCTTGCTCTGGTGGTGGAGTGGAGATCTGACACGAGCAATTACTATGCTAATAGTATTCTGTCCATGCGTAATGGTACTTGCTACACCTACGGCACTTGTGGCTTCGGTTGGTAATGCGGCGTTAAGAGGCAATCTTATTAAAAAAGGAGCCACGATAGAATCTATGGCCAGGATAGATACTGTTATTTTTGATAAGACAGGGACACTTACTCACGGTGAACCAAAACTTGCCAGCGTTATAACATTGAACAACAATAAAGATGAAGACTTATTGTTATTGGCTGCAATTGCAGAGAAGTTCAGTGAGCATCCGCTTGGAAAAGCTGTTGTCAAAGCTGCTGAAGAAAAGGGGTTCTTAATACAGGATCCGGAATCATTTGAATCCATATCAGGAACCGGCATAAAGGTTAAAGCTAAAGGAAAAAGCGTCTTTGTAGGTCGTCTGAAGCAAGCTTCTGAATTTAATATATTAATCTCTCATAAAGCTGAAGAAATCATTAAAAAACAATCTCAACTGGGCCGTAATGTAGTCATGATAGGAATTGATAACGAAATCGCAGGGTTGCTAACATTTGAGGATAGAATTAGGCCGGAGTCAAAAAAGTCCATCGAGAACCTTCATAAACTCGGAATAAAGACAATAATGATTACAGGTGACAGCAAAGTAGTTGCAGAACAGGCAGCTAAAATCCTTGGTATAAATGAAATATATGCTGAAGTAATGCCCCAGGAAAAGGTCGAAATTGTGAAACGTCTACAACTTGAAGGTCATAAAATTATCTTTGTGGGTGACGGTGTTAATGATGGTCCGGTACTTGTCACGGCTGATGTAGGAATAGCTATGGGGCTTACAGGAACAGATGTGGCAATAGAGACAGCAGAAGTTGGACTATTATCCGATGACCTTTTAAAAATTCCGTACCTTATAAGCGTATCCAAGAAGGCAATAATCACTATCTGGCAAAATGTTGTATTTTCGCTTAGCGTCCTCTCAATGGCGGTTATATTGACTATACCGGGCATACTTACACCCGTAACAGGGGCATTATTACACGAACTCTCATCAATTCCAGTAATAATGAACTCAGCCAGATTAATTACGTACAGTCCCAAAGACTGA
- a CDS encoding transglutaminase-like domain-containing protein: MIRTNFLKLLSFIILFALASGCIYPDATDKIPVAGLNSEDLIKDLQNSTPNRTDNPLPDETGLGEQNKTEENKSTAYLTDSRSPKIPEVPTYHEEKTNVVYPREYRLLSINFQRGIGSGNEKIESEVFNITGKTSGYNIKDACDVFDYVNQHWEYRYEKNGEFFFDASQTINEGYKGDCDDYSIVMSALLKNMGFNTRVVTATNESYGHAYPELYIGDNNENTSEILRYLQSRYYYAENIWYSGRELKDGKIQYWLNFDWSGSNGYRHPGGIYFKGAEIIYYPNGLIEL, translated from the coding sequence GTGATCAGGACAAACTTTTTAAAATTATTGAGTTTTATTATTCTTTTTGCACTTGCTTCCGGATGTATATATCCTGATGCTACCGATAAAATTCCTGTAGCTGGTCTGAACTCCGAAGACTTGATAAAGGATTTACAGAATTCAACACCCAATAGAACGGATAACCCTTTGCCTGATGAGACAGGATTAGGAGAACAAAATAAGACAGAAGAGAATAAGAGCACTGCATACCTGACCGATTCTAGATCTCCAAAAATACCAGAGGTTCCGACATATCATGAAGAAAAAACAAACGTCGTCTATCCCAGGGAATACAGGTTACTGTCCATAAATTTCCAGAGAGGTATTGGATCAGGAAATGAGAAAATTGAATCCGAAGTTTTCAATATAACCGGAAAAACTTCAGGATACAATATTAAAGACGCCTGTGATGTTTTTGATTACGTGAACCAGCATTGGGAGTATCGTTATGAAAAAAACGGTGAGTTTTTCTTCGATGCCTCACAGACTATAAATGAAGGTTATAAAGGAGACTGTGACGACTATTCCATAGTCATGTCTGCCCTTTTAAAGAATATGGGATTCAATACAAGAGTCGTTACTGCAACAAACGAGAGCTACGGACATGCCTATCCTGAACTTTACATAGGAGATAATAACGAAAATACATCTGAAATTCTCAGGTATCTACAGAGTAGATATTACTATGCTGAAAATATCTGGTACTCAGGCAGAGAGCTTAAAGATGGGAAGATTCAGTACTGGCTGAATTTTGACTGGAGCGGGTCAAATGGTTATAGACATCCTGGAGGCATATATTTTAAAGGAGCAGAGATAATCTATTACCCTAATGGACTAATCGAGTTATGA